One Pseudomonas sp. C27(2019) DNA window includes the following coding sequences:
- a CDS encoding recombinase family protein, whose translation MFLRAYLRASTTEQNAERAKQSLINFAADHNQRIASFYIENESGATLHRPKLMELISDAEEGDTILVEQIDRLARLKQSDWETLKHLLASKKLMIVSPELPTSWMAFKSSDSTEFTASIIQAVNGMLLDMLAAVARKDYEDRRRRQLQGIEKAQADGKYVGRKPDLKKRASVASLLKAGQSYSSIQETLGCSRHLIADVKKEMDTFESARI comes from the coding sequence ATGTTCTTACGTGCCTATCTTCGAGCTTCGACTACTGAGCAAAATGCTGAGCGTGCAAAACAGTCGCTGATTAATTTTGCTGCCGACCACAATCAGAGAATCGCTTCCTTCTATATAGAGAACGAATCGGGTGCGACATTGCATCGACCTAAGCTAATGGAATTAATTTCAGATGCTGAAGAAGGTGACACTATCCTAGTCGAACAAATTGATCGGCTGGCACGACTGAAACAATCTGACTGGGAAACGCTAAAACATCTGCTGGCATCAAAAAAACTGATGATCGTTTCGCCAGAATTACCCACCAGCTGGATGGCGTTTAAAAGTTCTGATAGCACAGAGTTCACAGCTTCCATCATCCAAGCAGTTAACGGGATGCTCCTTGATATGTTGGCGGCAGTTGCACGCAAAGATTACGAGGATCGGCGTAGGCGTCAGTTGCAAGGTATCGAAAAAGCGCAAGCAGACGGAAAGTACGTTGGACGTAAACCTGATTTAAAAAAACGTGCGAGTGTTGCATCGTTACTTAAGGCGGGGCAAAGCTATTCCAGTATCCAGGAAACGCTTGGTTGCTCGCGGCATTTGATTGCTGATGTAAAAAAAGAAATGGATACGTTCGAGTCTGCGCGAATATAA
- a CDS encoding ankyrin repeat domain-containing protein, whose product MSAELPYPNPFEILRYILRSFDLKQSNKRLDDLAAKRIYGPRELPLAMETYLFDVAQKNMGQPTAEIVSKAISDFYAYYLIEIVGKVPADNVSRAFTLKLLLQTCIKDHLVQLVTRLHRELGAPHPSFWFSSEINSVGVLFNWLNEHEPNWSSFLSSLKKEHRDMLRSWENGKELPSAQSIRLLSKPDKPIKSEGFEVNWQRVNPLIFIARAIDFIRQEPLGRLLLEEARLATWGADNRVSFASEVLAMQSKVLESIGPDQNLIAILQHDLRRTVTKVDPAKYQDLIRQARSLTQRSIQLQPSQYWIDWHDARWHVFSGDLQGANELYKVAFESALFSAGKNQQQIAEEAMVVAASQPNPDRVFLKQLKWSLINFGYDIASNSQAKPSQKASDTIEEWELELWKSGFDHVFPKHGFFPGVDYGSDKKELGPLFVGDYSEIKPDFRHPDRTTKIGETWQRSMPQLVWFALIGNIEVCKKLIECGAKVNVASEVGDTPLLMALEELNVTELPLRSLNDELYQLIKKEQHTTKTVNTRTQKKRLLPIISAVKSGKPEIVQDLLSMSADPNMRGDTDEQTPLNVCLKLIGILKRPELFKKHQASMPITPEALDSIRRYSNGMSGFTMKHQQRALGQSMQAGLYGFVGTLHNDIMCENIHKHMSIGDMREIAKMLIKSGADVNTEHASPLKGYTPLMLAVEVDERELFELMLIHGGDLKKTYNDPDTEKKVSVYEIAHSFESVGVLEVLNDISQYMTVH is encoded by the coding sequence ATGTCTGCTGAATTACCATACCCAAATCCTTTCGAAATTCTACGATACATACTACGTAGTTTTGATTTGAAACAGTCCAATAAACGTTTGGACGACCTTGCAGCAAAAAGAATATATGGTCCAAGAGAGCTTCCGCTCGCCATGGAGACGTATCTTTTTGATGTTGCCCAGAAAAATATGGGCCAGCCGACTGCAGAGATCGTTTCAAAAGCCATATCTGACTTTTATGCGTACTACCTGATAGAAATTGTAGGCAAGGTACCTGCTGATAATGTAAGTCGTGCTTTTACCCTCAAGCTTTTACTGCAAACCTGTATTAAAGACCATCTCGTTCAGCTAGTAACTAGATTACATAGAGAGCTAGGGGCTCCTCATCCTAGCTTTTGGTTTTCCAGTGAAATAAATTCAGTTGGCGTGCTATTTAATTGGCTAAATGAGCACGAGCCAAATTGGAGTTCATTTTTGAGCAGCCTGAAAAAAGAACACCGAGATATGCTGCGTTCTTGGGAAAATGGAAAAGAGCTACCATCTGCACAATCGATTCGGTTGCTTTCAAAGCCTGACAAGCCAATTAAAAGTGAAGGGTTTGAGGTTAACTGGCAGCGAGTGAACCCCCTTATTTTTATAGCAAGAGCAATTGATTTTATCAGGCAAGAACCTCTGGGAAGATTGCTGCTTGAGGAAGCACGTCTCGCTACCTGGGGCGCTGACAATCGAGTTTCTTTTGCCTCTGAAGTATTAGCAATGCAGAGTAAAGTGCTTGAGAGTATAGGGCCAGATCAAAATTTAATCGCTATATTGCAGCACGATCTAAGACGTACTGTTACAAAAGTTGATCCAGCTAAATATCAGGATCTCATTCGTCAAGCGAGATCATTGACTCAGCGATCAATACAGTTACAACCAAGTCAATATTGGATCGATTGGCATGATGCACGCTGGCATGTATTTAGCGGAGATCTGCAGGGTGCTAATGAGTTGTATAAAGTGGCCTTTGAAAGTGCACTTTTTTCAGCAGGAAAAAATCAACAGCAGATTGCCGAAGAAGCCATGGTTGTTGCAGCCAGTCAGCCAAATCCAGATCGTGTGTTTCTCAAGCAGTTAAAATGGTCGCTTATTAACTTTGGGTACGACATCGCATCCAATTCTCAGGCAAAGCCATCACAAAAAGCCAGTGACACTATTGAAGAGTGGGAGTTGGAGTTATGGAAATCTGGTTTTGATCATGTTTTCCCGAAGCATGGGTTTTTTCCAGGTGTTGATTATGGTTCGGATAAAAAAGAATTAGGTCCGCTATTTGTTGGAGATTATTCTGAAATAAAACCAGATTTTCGTCACCCGGATAGAACGACCAAGATCGGAGAGACATGGCAACGATCGATGCCTCAACTTGTCTGGTTTGCTCTTATTGGAAACATTGAAGTTTGTAAAAAACTAATCGAGTGTGGCGCAAAGGTAAACGTGGCTTCTGAGGTTGGCGATACACCGCTTTTAATGGCGCTAGAAGAGCTTAATGTTACAGAGCTCCCTTTGCGTTCACTAAATGATGAGCTGTATCAGTTGATCAAAAAAGAGCAGCACACTACTAAAACAGTCAATACACGTACACAGAAGAAGCGCCTTTTACCTATTATATCGGCTGTAAAGTCGGGCAAGCCTGAGATAGTCCAGGACCTGCTGAGTATGAGCGCAGATCCGAACATGCGAGGTGATACGGATGAGCAAACACCGTTAAATGTCTGCCTGAAACTTATTGGTATACTTAAAAGACCAGAACTTTTCAAAAAGCATCAGGCCTCAATGCCTATTACGCCAGAAGCGCTGGATTCTATACGCCGGTATTCTAATGGAATGTCTGGCTTTACAATGAAGCATCAACAAAGAGCATTAGGTCAGAGCATGCAGGCCGGTTTATACGGATTTGTAGGAACGCTGCATAACGACATTATGTGTGAAAATATTCATAAGCATATGAGTATTGGTGACATGCGAGAAATCGCAAAAATGCTCATTAAATCAGGTGCTGATGTTAATACTGAACATGCAAGCCCGTTAAAAGGTTATACGCCTTTGATGCTAGCAGTTGAGGTAGATGAGCGAGAACTGTTTGAGCTCATGTTGATCCATGGTGGGGATCTTAAAAA